Proteins encoded in a region of the Streptomyces sp. NBC_00513 genome:
- a CDS encoding uracil-DNA glycosylase, with amino-acid sequence MLPESWLPAVGGELDQPYFKELTEFIEKERANGPVYPPRDQVFAALEATPFDKVKVLVLGQDPYHGAGQGHGLCFSVRPGVKTPPSLRNIYKEMKEELGLPVPDNGYLMPWAEQGVLLLNAVLTVREAEANSHKGKGWEKFTDAVIKAVSARPDPVVFVLWGAYAQKKIPLIDEARHVIVKGAHPSPLSAKKFFGSRPFTQINEAVAAQGHEPIDWRIPDLG; translated from the coding sequence ATGCTGCCCGAGTCCTGGCTCCCCGCTGTCGGCGGGGAGCTGGACCAGCCCTACTTCAAAGAGCTCACCGAGTTCATCGAGAAGGAGCGGGCGAACGGGCCGGTCTACCCGCCCCGCGACCAGGTCTTCGCGGCCCTGGAGGCCACGCCGTTCGACAAGGTGAAGGTCCTGGTCCTCGGCCAGGACCCCTACCACGGCGCCGGCCAGGGACACGGCCTGTGCTTCTCCGTGCGGCCCGGGGTCAAGACCCCGCCCTCGCTGCGCAACATCTACAAGGAGATGAAGGAGGAGCTCGGTCTCCCCGTCCCGGACAACGGGTACCTGATGCCGTGGGCCGAGCAGGGCGTCCTGCTGCTCAACGCGGTGCTCACCGTCCGCGAGGCCGAAGCCAACTCGCACAAGGGCAAGGGTTGGGAGAAGTTCACCGACGCGGTGATCAAGGCCGTCTCCGCGCGTCCCGACCCGGTCGTCTTCGTGCTCTGGGGCGCGTACGCCCAGAAGAAGATCCCGCTGATCGACGAGGCCCGGCACGTGATCGTCAAGGGCGCCCACCCGTCGCCGTTGTCGGCCAAGAAGTTCTTCGGATCCCGCCCCTTCACGCAGATCAACGAAGCCGTCGCCGCCCAGGGGCATGAGCCGATCGACTGGCGTATCCCGGACCTTGGCTGA
- a CDS encoding ABC transporter substrate-binding protein, with the protein MFNRTRCLQITAALASISLLAGCGLLSDDSGDDKKRIVVGTMSQPSTLDPAAAWDGSWELYRNIYQTLLAFPTGSTQPQPDAAQACEFTDSRNESYRCTLKKGLKFSNGEPLDAKAVKHSLDRIRTINSQVGPKDLFGSLDKIETPDAATVVFHLNTPDATFPYVLGSPAASLVPPKEYPADKVREEGKTIGSGPYVLDSYTEGSEAVLSRNASYTGFANRRNDGVTIRYFADSKKLVAALKSKEIDATYRGLSAAEVKDLQTPASHDAGVQVVENVGAEIRYLVFNPKDQQVAKLPVRQAIAQVIDRGALVAKVYQGTAEPLYSMVPKGTVAHRTPFYDLYGHSDVEKAKKILREAGITQKVELTFWYTTDRYGPSTAEEFTEIKRQLEESDLFKINLRGQPWKAFQAGYKKGEYPVFGRGWFPDFPDPDNFIAPFVGKQNAVGTPYEPARIMTELLPNSRRESDRAAGVKEFEEAQQIFAQDVRLLPLWQGKLYVGAREDIAGAERALDPQTVMQMWEFYRKTSW; encoded by the coding sequence GTGTTCAACCGGACCAGATGCCTGCAGATCACTGCGGCCCTTGCGTCCATATCCCTGCTCGCCGGATGCGGTCTGCTTTCCGACGACAGCGGCGACGACAAGAAGCGGATCGTCGTCGGTACGATGAGCCAGCCGAGCACCCTCGACCCCGCCGCGGCATGGGACGGCTCCTGGGAGCTGTACCGGAACATCTACCAGACGCTCCTGGCGTTCCCGACGGGCTCCACCCAGCCCCAGCCGGACGCCGCCCAGGCCTGCGAGTTCACCGACTCCCGCAACGAGTCCTACCGCTGCACCCTGAAGAAGGGCCTCAAGTTCTCCAACGGGGAACCGCTGGACGCCAAGGCCGTCAAGCACTCCCTCGACCGGATCCGGACGATCAACTCCCAGGTCGGTCCGAAGGACCTCTTCGGCAGCCTGGACAAGATCGAGACCCCGGACGCGGCGACGGTCGTCTTCCACCTGAACACCCCGGACGCGACCTTCCCGTACGTCCTCGGCTCGCCGGCCGCCTCGCTCGTCCCGCCCAAGGAGTACCCGGCGGACAAGGTGCGCGAGGAGGGCAAGACGATCGGCTCCGGCCCCTACGTCCTCGACTCGTACACCGAGGGCAGCGAAGCGGTCCTCAGCCGCAACGCGAGCTACACGGGCTTCGCCAACCGTCGCAACGACGGGGTGACCATCCGTTACTTCGCGGACTCCAAGAAGCTGGTCGCGGCACTCAAGTCCAAGGAGATCGACGCCACCTACCGAGGCCTCTCCGCCGCGGAGGTCAAGGACCTGCAGACGCCCGCGTCCCACGACGCCGGCGTCCAGGTCGTCGAGAACGTCGGCGCCGAGATCCGTTACCTCGTCTTCAACCCCAAGGACCAGCAGGTCGCCAAGCTGCCGGTGCGCCAGGCCATCGCCCAGGTCATCGACCGGGGAGCGCTCGTGGCCAAGGTCTACCAGGGCACGGCCGAGCCGCTGTACTCGATGGTTCCCAAGGGCACCGTCGCCCACCGGACGCCGTTCTACGACCTGTACGGCCACTCGGACGTCGAGAAGGCGAAGAAGATCCTCCGGGAAGCCGGGATCACCCAGAAGGTCGAGCTGACCTTCTGGTACACGACCGACCGGTACGGCCCCTCCACCGCCGAGGAGTTCACCGAGATCAAGCGGCAGCTCGAAGAGAGCGACCTCTTCAAGATCAACCTGCGTGGCCAGCCCTGGAAGGCCTTCCAGGCGGGCTACAAGAAGGGCGAGTACCCGGTCTTCGGCCGAGGCTGGTTCCCCGACTTCCCGGACCCGGACAACTTCATCGCCCCGTTCGTCGGCAAGCAGAACGCGGTCGGCACCCCGTACGAGCCCGCGCGCATCATGACCGAGCTGCTGCCCAATTCCCGCCGCGAGAGCGACCGGGCCGCCGGCGTCAAGGAGTTCGAGGAGGCCCAGCAGATCTTCGCCCAGGACGTCCGGCTGCTGCCGCTGTGGCAGGGCAAGCTGTACGTCGGCGCACGCGAGGACATCGCCGGCGCCGAGCGGGCCCTCGACCCGCAGACCGTCATGCAGATGTGGGAGTTCTACCGCAAGACCAGCTGGTAG
- a CDS encoding SDR family oxidoreductase — MTYSGNDSGKVALITGASRGIGYGIAEALVARGDRVCITGRNEDTLKEAVERLGADRVLGVAGKAHDEAHQAVAVERTMEAFGRVDFLVNNAGTNPVFGPIADLDLGVARKVFETNVISALGFAQRTWHAWQKDNGGAIVNIASIAGVSASPFIGAYGMSKAAMVNLTLQLAHEMAPGVRVNAIAPAVVKTKFAQALYEGREQEAAAAYPLGRLGVPEDIGGAAAFLTSAQAEWITGQTLVVDGGMFLNAGVH; from the coding sequence GGCAACGACAGCGGCAAGGTCGCACTGATCACCGGCGCGAGCCGGGGCATCGGCTACGGCATCGCGGAGGCGCTGGTCGCCCGGGGCGATCGGGTGTGCATCACCGGGCGCAACGAGGACACCCTCAAGGAGGCCGTCGAGCGGCTCGGGGCGGACCGGGTGCTCGGAGTCGCCGGGAAGGCGCACGACGAGGCCCACCAGGCCGTCGCCGTGGAGCGGACGATGGAGGCCTTCGGCCGGGTCGACTTCCTGGTCAACAACGCCGGCACCAACCCGGTCTTCGGGCCGATCGCGGACCTGGACCTGGGCGTCGCGCGCAAGGTCTTCGAGACGAACGTGATCTCGGCGCTCGGTTTCGCGCAGCGGACCTGGCACGCCTGGCAGAAGGACAACGGCGGGGCGATCGTGAACATCGCCTCCATCGCCGGCGTCTCCGCCTCGCCCTTCATCGGCGCGTACGGAATGAGCAAGGCCGCGATGGTCAACCTCACCCTCCAGCTCGCGCACGAGATGGCGCCGGGCGTGCGGGTCAACGCCATCGCCCCCGCGGTGGTGAAGACGAAGTTCGCGCAGGCGCTCTACGAAGGTCGTGAGCAGGAGGCCGCGGCGGCCTATCCGCTCGGCCGCCTCGGGGTCCCGGAGGACATCGGGGGCGCCGCGGCCTTTCTTACATCTGCACAAGCGGAATGGATCACGGGACAAACTCTGGTCGTCGACGGGGGAATGTTCCTCAATGCCGGGGTGCACTGA